The following are encoded together in the Equus quagga isolate Etosha38 chromosome 1, UCLA_HA_Equagga_1.0, whole genome shotgun sequence genome:
- the LOC124237286 gene encoding olfactory receptor 1G1-like, translating to MKPGNHTFSVSEFLLLGLSEHQGKQPLLFSIFLSMYLVTVVGNVVIVMVIASDPHLHTPMYFFLANFSLTDLCLSSTTVPKMLVNIQAQRHTITYTGCLSQIYFFLWFIGLDVFLLAVMAYDQLLAICHPLHYTLVMSPRCSILLVIMSLILAHSYSLTHTILLAQLSFCTDNIIHHFFCELLPMLKLSCSNTYANQCVLIYWGGTLTILIPLLIIISYVRIVAAIVRIPSAIGKWKAFSTCGSHLSAVCLFYVSAIGVYFISSTTDSASKDRIAAVMYAVVTPMLNPFIYSLRNKDIKSALGRFLSRRALQSP from the coding sequence ATGAAACCAGGAAACCACACATTCAGTGTATCTGAATTCCTCCTCCTGGGCCTGTCTGAGCATCAGGGAAAGCAGCCTCTCCTCTTCAGCATCTTCCTGAGTATGTACCTGGTCACTGTGGTAGGCAATGTTGTCATTGTCATGGTCATTGCCTCTGATCCACACCTCCACACCCCTATGTACTTCTTCCTGGCCAACTTTTCCCTCACTGACCTGTGTTTATCATCTACCACAGTCCCCAAGATGTTGGTGAACATCCAGGCCCAAAGGCATACCATCACCTACACTGGATGCCTGTCTCAGATCTACTTCTTCCTGTGGTTCATTGGTCTAGATGTTTTCCTACTGGCAGTGATGGCATATGACCAGCTTCTGGCTATCTGCCACCCGCTTCACTATACCTTGGTCATGAGTCCCAGATGCTCTATCCTGCTGGTGATCATGTCCCTAATCCTTGCTCATTCATACTCTCTAACCCACACAATTCTCTTGGCTCAATTATCCTTCTGCACTGACAACATCATCCACCACTTCTTTTGTGAACTCCTCCCCATGTTGAAGCTCTCTTGCTCCAATACTTATGCCAACCAATGTGTGCTGATATACTGGGGAGGGACATTAACCATCTTGATCCCCTTGCTAATCATCATTTCTTATGTCCGCATTGTGGCTGCCATTGTGAGAATCCCATCAGCAATTGGGAAGTGGAAGGCCTTCTCCACGTGTGGGTCCCACCTCTCAGCAGTTTGCTTGTTCTATGTGTCTGCTATTGGGGTGTACTTCATTTCCTCCACTACTGATTCAGCCAGCAAGGACAGGATTGCAGCAGTGATGTATGCTGTGGTGACCCCCATGCTGAACCCATTCATCTATAGCCTGAGAAACAAAGACATAAAGAGTGCTTTGGGGAGATTCCTGAGCAGAAGGGCACTCCAATCTCCATGA